The Stieleria maiorica genome includes the window GGGAACGAAGCCGTTGGCAATTCATCAACGAAACACGCTTGAGCCGACAGGTTCTGTGTTGAGCTGGCGGAGCCTAGGGAACGAATTGCCAATGGAACGCGTGTCCAGGGTGGGTTATCTTGGAGCGATTCTCCCTGATCTCGTCTCTCCGGCTGTCCGCTGAATTCGATGAAACCGATGTGTTCCACGGTTGCTCTGCGAGCAATCTATTGTGTGCTCCTGCTGGCATTGCTGCCCGGCGTCGTCTTCGCTCAACGCTCCGCCGACACGATCGCTCCGGTCCGCGAGGGGGATCAGGTCGAGGTTCGTTGGCTGCGAACGTGGTATCCGGCGACGGTGCTGTCCTACGCCGCTGGCAAGGTGACGGCCGAGTATGAACGCAGCGGGTCGAAGACGACGGGCGAATTCACGTTGGAGGACACGCGTTTTCCCAACGGGGAAGGAGCATGGTTGATTTGGAAAGACAGTTCGGGAAAGTTCAGTGTCCAAGCGCGCTACCTCTCCCGCACCGAATCACACGTCAAAATCCGCAAGGCCGATGGGTCGGAACTGGAGATCCCGATCGACAAGCTCGCGTCCGACTTGCGAAAGCAAGTGTTGAAGGTCCCCGTCACCGGCAACGAAAACATGATCGACGGCGCGAATCCGGTGCGCGTCGGAGACCAAATCGAAGTTCAGTATTTTTCGAAGTGGTACCCCGGCGTGATCAACCGTGTCCTGCCGGGGCAGGTCGAAGTCGCCTACGACTACGGTTCGTTCAAACGCGAAGGCACCTTTCCGCTGAATGAAATCCGATTCCCGGGCGGCGAGGGACACTGGCGTCTGTGGACCGACGCGTCGGAAAAATTCAAGGTCGTCGCACGCTACATCTCGCGGACGCAGGACAAGGTCACGATCCGCAAAGAGGACGGCTCGGATGTCACCATTCCCATCGAACTGTTGGCGCCCAATCTGCGCAGCTTGCTGGCCAAGACGCCCATCACCGGCGAAGAAAACAAAATGGATGGCGCCAATCCGGTTCGTGTCGGCGACCAAATCCAGGTCAAGTATTGGTTCCAGTGGTACGACGCAGTTGTCACCAAAGTCTTGATCGGCGAAGTCGAAGCGCAGTTCAAGCGGTATGGCCGCGAGTTGACCGAACGCATCAAACTGGCCGACATTCGGTTTCCCAACGGCGAAGGGCGTTGGCGGGAATGGTCCGATGCCTCGGGTTCCTTCACCGTGATCGCTCGTTTCATCAGCCGCGACGAAACCCATGTGACGATTCGAAAGGAGGATGGGACGGACACGCGGGTCGAGATTTCGAAACTGAATCCGACCTTGCGACGGTTGCTAGCCGAAACGCCGATCATCACACCGCGGCCGAGAAACTTCGATTTCAAATCGCCCCGCCAGGAGTTGCAGCTGGCCGCTTCGGCACCGGGATTGGATCAGGTGACGATCTCGGCATCAGCAATCGAACGACCCGTCTTTGGGACCGGCGGAACCGGTTTTGCAATCTCCAAAAGTGATTCGATTTCCGCGGCGATCCCGATCGGCGGCGAATCACAATGGGTTGCCGTCGGCGCGTACTCCAAGAACAGCAGTCGCTATGGCGGCGAAACGCGACTCTACTGGGCCAGCCCCAAGTCAAAATCGGCGGTCGACGGCCCCGTCTTTTTGGATGACGAGCGGATCGTCGACTATTCGCCTCAGCAGTCCAGGCTCTTGAGCGTTCAGGTCGGCGGGTATTGGGGCCAGCCGATTCGGTTTTGCACCTATCGCGTCGGTGTGGGCGAAACGAGCGCACGGGCCGAGGCGAGTTGGGAGATCCCGGAATCCAAGGGGTCCTTTGGTGGACGCTCGCAGTACATGGCCAAGCTGATCGGCGGAAGTCGATTGCTGTTGGGCAACGACGCCTCGGTGTCGTTGTACGATTTTGCGACGCGAGAGATCGTCTATTCGATTTCCGGCGCGCACGAGAACCGTTTCTACCTTCACCCCAGCGAGCGGTACTTTGCCGTGATGGACAACAGCGGCGGCGTCGGGCTGTTCGAACTCGACAGCGGACAGCAATTGGCTTACCTGGGCGGCGGGCGAACCTATGGCAGCGGCGTCGGGTTCAGCCAAGATGGCCGATTCCTGTTGACGATCAGCGGCGGCGAGATCTCAATCTGGGACTTGCTGGAAGGCGGCCAGCCCAAGACGCTTCGCCAAGGCGGACTGGCCGTCGGACCGGGGACTCCGATCAGTTTATTGGCCGGCGGATGGATTTCTGCCGGCAGCCAGATCTACAGCACGGGACTGAAGTTGGTCGTTTGGAATTACGTCGGGAAAGGCGTCACGATCGCCGAGCGACAAATGCTGGGCCGCCAAATGTTGGTCGCGGCAACCACCAATGTCTCCGGGCAATCGCACGGGCTTGTCGGCGTCGCGACGGTTCCCCACGACGATGCGATCGAATTGATGAAGAAGGTCGATCCCAACTCGCTGGTGATGCTCAAACCCGGCTTGGCCGTGCGGATCGAAGCCAGCGGCGACGCGCGGATCGCCCAAGGCCTTCGACGCGCCGCGGCGACGCGAGGCTTTCGCGAAGACCCCAGTTCGGAAGTCATCCTTTCCGGTTCGGCGGGCCCGGGCGAGCCGGTCAAACGCACCTACCAGTTGACCTCTTTCGGACGCGCCGGCGGCGGTGGGACCGAAGAACACAGCGTAACGCCCTGGATCCAGAAAGCTGAAATCCGATATCGAGATCAATACGCTTGGGGGACCCAACAAGGCGGCGTGCCATCCTTTGTGACATTTAAGGAAGGCGGGTCACTCGGTGCGGAGTTGCAGAAGTCATCGCGTGCTTCCTACGACATGTTCGAGGATTTAAAGCTGCCCGAAGAACTGTTGTACCCGCGCTACCAACACGGCCTTGGGACGACCGAAATCACCATCAATGGATTCGTGGACAAGGCCAACTAGGCTTTCTCTCACTATCTGTAGCGGAAGCCGCCAAGGCTTTCGACTGGCAGCAGCTCACACGAGAGAAGCCGAGATTCTTGGCGAATTCCGCTACCACATACGACGCTTGCCGGGTTTAGAAACCGAGCCTTGCTGGCACCGAGCTGACAGAGTCAGGTTACGGGGCAAGACGATTTCAATCTCCGCCCCCCCGGCGTCCGGATTACCGACTTGAATCTGTCCGCCGTGTGCCTCGACGATTCGGCGACTGATCGAAAGCCCCAATCCCGTTCCGTGCTGTTTGGTGGTGTAGAACGGTTCGAAGGCGCGAACCAACGCTTCGGCGTGAAACGGCCGCCCGTCATTACCGATGGAAATCCGCACCGCCTGCTGATTCGCGAGCGTGGTCTGCTCAAATCCGACGCGGATTCTGACCGGATCCTGTGGCTGGTCAAAGGCGTTGTCCAGGACACAGCAAAAGACTTCATCCAGCTTTCCGCGGTCGACCAGCGCGGCGTCGTCGCCTTCGTGCTCAAACACGAATTCAATCTGGTTGGCCCATGCTTTGTATTGTTTTTGCAAGTCGATAAAGACGTCCCGGCAGAGCGGTGCCAGATAGGTCTCGGTGCGGCTCAACGTGATCGGTTCGGCGAACCGCTTGACTTCGTCATAGTTTCTCAGCAGGTCCGACAGCGATCGGCGAATCTTTCTTGAAAGTTCCAGCTGACGATCCTCGCCGGCGAAATCCAATTCCAACAGGTCCAGACAGGCGACGGCGCGCTGCAATGCGTTGCGGCTTTCATGCGCCAGGCCGCTGATCATTTTCGCGATCGCGTCCAGCCGTTCGGACTCCAATCGCTCCCCATCGATCGCTGTTGATTCACTCTTGGACAGATTGGCCAAAAGCAGCGGTTCGGATTGCTCCTCCACCGGGACCAGCGTGACATCCACAAAGACCTCGGACCCGTCTTTACAGACGACCCGCTGTCTTTCCCCCCGTCGCTGAACTGCAACCGAATGTGACACTGGGGGCGCCGGGTGTGCGTGTCCGTCACGTTCCCCGATCTCCGGGAGCAACCCGTCCAGGGTCGACCCGGTGAGTTCGGAACGCGCATATCCGAACCAGTTTTGCACATTCTCGTTGGCATACAGAATCGTGCCCGAATCATTCGCCACCACGACCGCCGTCGGGGAAAATTCCATCACTTGACGCGTGAGCGACGAGTCGGAGAAGAGTTTTGCGATCGCATTCATGATCGGAAATGCCGCGTTGGAGGTCTTGTGAACGGACCCCCACCCCGCACGCGGAGTGCCGAACGCCCGTAGAGTAGAATTTTTCAGCGCGTCCGGGTCGGAGGAAAAGTTGCGATTTTGTCAAGTGGGCACGCGGTTCGCAGAGGGGGGATTTTGACATTTGTGGCGAATTGTGGTTTCTTAAAGGCATGCCAAAAACGGTGCAAGCATGTCGAAGGAGTGAACAGTGATGGCGACCCTACCCAATACCCATCTGAATTTGAGCGGGCATTCAGCGGACGTTCTCCCGAAGGGCCGTCAAGACGATCGGGTTGGCGGGACGAACGGCGGCGCCGATTCGGCGCAAGTCGATCCCCCGGATTCTGCTGATCCCCAAGGGAAGAACACGTACTATCGCGAGATACTGGCACAATCCGGATCGGCCGAGCTGCGACAGGTTGATGTGGACGTCCAAGACGGGCGGATCGTTCTGTGCGGTCGTGTTTCCAGTTTCTACCAGAAACAACTGGCACAAGAATCTCTGCTGCCGGTCGCCATCGGGATGCAGATTTGCAACCGGCTGGAGGTCGATCGCTAGGCTTTGGCCTTAAACGCGTAGCGGAAGCCGCCAAGGCTTTCGACTCGCAGCAGTCTACACGGGAATAGCCGGAATTCTTGGCAGATTCCGCTACCACATACGACCCTTGCCGGGATTAGGGACAAGGTAGCGAACGGGTCGGGCACACCCTGGAAATGGGGCCTTGCTTCGGTGTAGGATGCAGCGTCACAAGAATCCAGATGATGTCGCTTCTTTTCCGTCGCCGGCGCCCATGAACGAACCGCTCAGCATTCTAATCATCGAAGACGATGCTGATACGCTCAACAACCTCTGCGATATTCTGGAACTGGACGGACATCACGTTGTCGGCGCCTGTTCGCTGGCCGAGGCGAAGGTCGAAGCCGTCCGGGCCTCATTCCAAATCGTGATTTCGGACCGCAAATTGCCCGATGGGCTGATCGAGGACTTGCTGCCCGAACTGATCCAAACGGTCAGGGGCTCGGACATCATCGTGATCACCGGGTTCGCCGACATGCAGAGCACGATCACGGCGTTTCGGATGGGGGTGACCGATTACGTGATCAAACCCATCATCCCGGATGACCTGCGCAGCACGGTGCGGCGGATCGCGGACAAAAAACGGCTGGAAGCCGAGTTGGCCAAAGAGCATGCGTTTGCCGAATTGGTGCTCGACACGGCCGAGGCGATCGTGCTGGTCTTGGACCTGGACGGCAAGGTCGTTCAACTGAATCCCTATTTGGAACAGCTGACCGGTTGGAGACCGGACGACCTGCGTGGAAAGGACTGGTTCGACGCCTGCATTGCCCAGGAAGAACGAGAGCGGGTCAAAGACGTTTTCTTCCGGACTGCCCATGACGTCCGCACCCGTGGCGTGGTCAACGCGGTCGTCGGCAAAGACGGCAGACGCTTTCCCGTGCGATGGTCCAACACGACGCTCAAGGACCACCGCGGCGAAGTGACGTCGGTACTTGCCGTCGGCGTTGATATCAGCGACCTGACCGCCGCCCAAACGCGGGCCCTGCAGGCCGAACGACTCGCCGCGATCGGACAAACGATGACCGCTCTGGCGCACGAAAGTCGCAACG containing:
- a CDS encoding SHD1 domain-containing protein is translated as MCSTVALRAIYCVLLLALLPGVVFAQRSADTIAPVREGDQVEVRWLRTWYPATVLSYAAGKVTAEYERSGSKTTGEFTLEDTRFPNGEGAWLIWKDSSGKFSVQARYLSRTESHVKIRKADGSELEIPIDKLASDLRKQVLKVPVTGNENMIDGANPVRVGDQIEVQYFSKWYPGVINRVLPGQVEVAYDYGSFKREGTFPLNEIRFPGGEGHWRLWTDASEKFKVVARYISRTQDKVTIRKEDGSDVTIPIELLAPNLRSLLAKTPITGEENKMDGANPVRVGDQIQVKYWFQWYDAVVTKVLIGEVEAQFKRYGRELTERIKLADIRFPNGEGRWREWSDASGSFTVIARFISRDETHVTIRKEDGTDTRVEISKLNPTLRRLLAETPIITPRPRNFDFKSPRQELQLAASAPGLDQVTISASAIERPVFGTGGTGFAISKSDSISAAIPIGGESQWVAVGAYSKNSSRYGGETRLYWASPKSKSAVDGPVFLDDERIVDYSPQQSRLLSVQVGGYWGQPIRFCTYRVGVGETSARAEASWEIPESKGSFGGRSQYMAKLIGGSRLLLGNDASVSLYDFATREIVYSISGAHENRFYLHPSERYFAVMDNSGGVGLFELDSGQQLAYLGGGRTYGSGVGFSQDGRFLLTISGGEISIWDLLEGGQPKTLRQGGLAVGPGTPISLLAGGWISAGSQIYSTGLKLVVWNYVGKGVTIAERQMLGRQMLVAATTNVSGQSHGLVGVATVPHDDAIELMKKVDPNSLVMLKPGLAVRIEASGDARIAQGLRRAAATRGFREDPSSEVILSGSAGPGEPVKRTYQLTSFGRAGGGGTEEHSVTPWIQKAEIRYRDQYAWGTQQGGVPSFVTFKEGGSLGAELQKSSRASYDMFEDLKLPEELLYPRYQHGLGTTEITINGFVDKAN
- a CDS encoding sensor histidine kinase; protein product: MNAIAKLFSDSSLTRQVMEFSPTAVVVANDSGTILYANENVQNWFGYARSELTGSTLDGLLPEIGERDGHAHPAPPVSHSVAVQRRGERQRVVCKDGSEVFVDVTLVPVEEQSEPLLLANLSKSESTAIDGERLESERLDAIAKMISGLAHESRNALQRAVACLDLLELDFAGEDRQLELSRKIRRSLSDLLRNYDEVKRFAEPITLSRTETYLAPLCRDVFIDLQKQYKAWANQIEFVFEHEGDDAALVDRGKLDEVFCCVLDNAFDQPQDPVRIRVGFEQTTLANQQAVRISIGNDGRPFHAEALVRAFEPFYTTKQHGTGLGLSISRRIVEAHGGQIQVGNPDAGGAEIEIVLPRNLTLSARCQQGSVSKPGKRRMW
- a CDS encoding BON domain-containing protein; translation: MATLPNTHLNLSGHSADVLPKGRQDDRVGGTNGGADSAQVDPPDSADPQGKNTYYREILAQSGSAELRQVDVDVQDGRIVLCGRVSSFYQKQLAQESLLPVAIGMQICNRLEVDR
- a CDS encoding ATP-binding protein, yielding MNEPLSILIIEDDADTLNNLCDILELDGHHVVGACSLAEAKVEAVRASFQIVISDRKLPDGLIEDLLPELIQTVRGSDIIVITGFADMQSTITAFRMGVTDYVIKPIIPDDLRSTVRRIADKKRLEAELAKEHAFAELVLDTAEAIVLVLDLDGKVVQLNPYLEQLTGWRPDDLRGKDWFDACIAQEERERVKDVFFRTAHDVRTRGVVNAVVGKDGRRFPVRWSNTTLKDHRGEVTSVLAVGVDISDLTAAQTRALQAERLAAIGQTMTALAHESRNALQRIQAAGEMLGLELAGNQHALHDLKAIQRATEDLKCLLEEVRSFAAPIQMRPTRIRLCEIWRRVWDDLAASHASRDVQLVEKIETCDVEVEVDMLRMEQVFRNLFENALAACHDPVRIELECAHEDGHITLTVQDNGPGMSAEQLEKLFEPFFTTKQSGTGLGLSICQRIVEAHRGTISARTSTTGAVFEIQLPREKPCGVEIYTSSQR